A part of Sulfurirhabdus autotrophica genomic DNA contains:
- the clpS gene encoding ATP-dependent Clp protease adapter ClpS has protein sequence MATKHHENTILESRESKIKPPPMFKVLLLNDDYTPMDFVVLVLQTFFSLAREQATQIMLKVHRDGAGVCGVFPKDIAASKVEQVLGFARQNQHPLQCVMEET, from the coding sequence ATGGCAACTAAACATCATGAAAACACAATTCTAGAATCTCGCGAGAGTAAAATTAAACCGCCACCTATGTTCAAGGTGCTATTGTTGAATGACGATTACACGCCAATGGATTTCGTGGTGCTGGTGTTACAAACTTTTTTTTCACTGGCCCGTGAACAAGCAACGCAAATAATGCTCAAAGTACATAGGGACGGTGCAGGTGTATGCGGAGTCTTTCCAAAAGACATTGCTGCGAGTAAAGTAGAACAAGTACTGGGATTTGCCCGACAGAATCAACATCCGCTGCAATGCGTGATGGAGGAAACGTAA